The Clarias gariepinus isolate MV-2021 ecotype Netherlands chromosome 26, CGAR_prim_01v2, whole genome shotgun sequence sequence ACATGTCATTTTCGCTGCGTAAGCACCTTTTCTTTATTCCGATCCTTTAAAATAGCGACCCCTGCTGATATATTACTGCCATTGAAAATGCCACACAAATGACATCTGTTTCTTAACTCCACATTTTCTGTTTTCAACATATGACTCTCTTTTACAACATCTCTGTGAGAAGAGATCTTTAAAGAGAAATTTTGCTAGAACTGCGAACCTCATTTTCAAATTACCTGCAGTAAGAGTGTTTGTGTGCCTTatgatggattgccaccctatccaggatgtaccctgcttAGTGCCCCAAATACCCTAGAATAGGCTCCAAGAATTACGTATTCGCTCATGCTGGGTATTGtagttttattactttaaagtGTGCACTTCGAAACGTTGGTTTaagtatgaaataaaatcaacactaaaactcactcactcactcacactttaTCCCATATacacagggttgcggggacctgaagcctttCCCATAagatttagggcacgagggGGGTACagactggacagggtgccaatccaacaataaaacctttttttttttaattgaaaacttGAATTTTGTGGTTAAAGCATGCACtgtttgcataaaataaaaaaataaaatatattgtagtgtataaatatatacactacaaattcattatgaatgttttaattcaattattaataattaatttacatcAGCCGAATGTAATAGCGCATGGCCTATACTGTAGTAcgtatatttaaaaagaaataaaaaaaattggggcACGTAGCCTGGTAACAAAATAccacattaatttattaattcgtACAGAAATGTGTTAATGGTTTCTAAAACACTGTTTCTGAATGTCTGAAAAACAAACTAACTTCTCCGCGGTCATATTCGCTCTCAGGGGCGTAGCAAGCTTTTCAAAAGTGTGGGGGATGaatgtggtttgtttgttaacaataaaaatgatgaatacaATGACAGAAGGGTTCAAAAGGTATTAACATACAAGATATAAAAAGCTTTCAATTTAAATAAGTGATAGTGATACTAGAGTGATACTAAAAACACACTCAGAACACACTTGCTAGACTTGCTAAAGATTTAGaatcagaaatgctttaataatctcagggagaaattattttgttactccaaatatacagacaacatttcatacaaacaacatactgtatattcacaacaaaaatataaacaactatgtacataaataaatgcaaccaacaacaacaacaactgaccaAATAATATATGACCAACTATATCTCACATTTAAAAGAACCAAAAGTGCTCTTTCTGCTCTTACAAGAGACAAACTGTTCAgcaaccttttttctgtttcccctgTCCAGCTTGTCTTTATGTCCAGTACATGGCACACAGCAACACTGTTGAGGCGAGTTTGGGTCAGTGAATATTGAAAAgtaatacaatgaaataaatgcaaacagaaTCTAATGGTACAGTAATAGGCTACTGTTgtttaatgtcaacatttttCAACTTTCATCTCTCAACTTCACTTACAGGATTTCTCTTAAAAAAGGTGTCAATCTTCTCCTGCCTCTTTCTTTTCTGCATCTTAATGATACTGTGTGACAAAAGGACAGTGGTAAGCTTGATAGTGGCATGGgcctgacaggactgggactgctacatttTGCTTACTTGCAGATAAGTACTGTAACGACTTGCAGATAAGCAAGTAAGCAATgaagatataaaacaaaaaaaaaagtcctcacaaaacgctttttctaaataataataatataaacaaaagtataataataaaaataatagtataaataatgtaacaatttactgttttaaaacattaaaataatacacacattaaaataacattttgccATAGTCAACAGGTATGCAAACTGACattatttctcacttttttctcctCAACAGATACAATCAAACAACAGGCAGGTCAGCTAATGAACAAACAAtgctcaaaatatcaaaatcaatTGCACTGGCAATAAACCCATAAATACATTGCTTAACATTGTCATTTTGTCCCTCCTCTGTTAGCTACTGAACACTATCCCAATTAGCAATTGCCATTAGTTTAAAAAAcgaaatataatacagaaaacattcgACATGTCAACAAAACATAAAGAGAACATCTTCCCAAACATATAtcaagcttatttaaaaacctcaaaAGCATAAACATTCAAAGTACCTGTAAAACGGAGATGTAAATAATCATAACAACCATAAATTCCCGCCTAATCTGCACGAGCTGACCGATAAATCTAACAAACCAAGAGAGGCGGGACTTAAGGCAGAACAGCCAATCATCAGCCGGTGTCATGTTTGAGAGGGAGGGGAGAGAAGAGCTGAAGCAAGCGTAGACACAGAGCGGCCTGAGAAACGGAGGAGCGAAGGCGTTTGTTTAAAACTGCgggaaaactgtagaaaaagtgTGGGTATTGAACCCTCTCACcgggaaaagtgtgtgtgttaaaacacCCACATCCCCCACGGGTGCGACGCCCCTGTTCGCTCTCCAGTAGGGCGGTTAATATGCCACAGGAAGTACCGCTGTGAATCAAAGAATCAAAACGGAAAGCATATTAAGACATGGCGGAGGCAAATATTTTCGTTGATGAGGCACAGTTCTGCTGCTCGATATGCCTGGATTTGCTTAAGGATCCGGTTACCATTCCGTGCGGACACAGCTACTGCATGGACTGCATTGGGCACTTCTGGGATCAGGAGTTTCAGGTGAGAGCGTGTTGTTGTCCACAGTGCAGACACAGCTTTACAATCAGGCCCGAGCTGAACCGTAACACTGTCCTTGCTGAGCTGGTTGAGAAACTTAGACAAACTGGATCCTGTCGTTCTTGCCAACAAACTTCCACTTCACACGAAGGTGTCGTGTGCGACGTGTGCAGCGGAGAAAAACTTCCAGCTGTCAAGTCTTGTCTGGTGTGTTTGGCTTCATACTGTGACGTTCATGTAAAACCCCACTACGAGGCTTTTGCTTTTAAGAAGCACAAACTGATTCCGGCCTGCAACTGGCTTCAGAAAAAGATCTGCTCTGTGCACGACCGCCTTTATGAGTTTTACTGCCGCAAGGaccagaagtgtgtgtgttacctgtgcaCGGTGGGGGAGCATCAAAACCACGACACGGTGACAGTAGAGACGGCGCGAGCGGAAAAAGCGGTGAGTTTAACTTCATTTCAAAGACTCTCAAAGTAATCTGCTGGCTACActtactgtaactttaaatattGAGCATGGTTTATATGTGttgtagtttaataataataataataataataataataatccgccataacattatgaccacctgcctaatattagGTAGCCCCCCCCTTTGCTACCATAACACTGGTGCAGTGTGTTTTAACACCTTTCCATCACAAGCAGAATTAACCTTTTCCCtcaatttgatctacagtagctcttctactTTACCCTGTACAGTGGGGAgcatatattaggcagcaactgaaccttttttttttccttaagttGATGTACTGGAAGCAGAAGAAATGGGCAAGGATAAGGACTTGGGTGATTTTGACAATAGccagattgtgatggctagaggatTGTGATGTCTATtaaattgatgaaaaggttaatgctggttgttaTAGAAAGGTTTCAGAAGACCATTATGGCAAAAAGGAGGACCTATTTAATATTAGACAGGTGGTGATATATTATTAGTGATCAGTGTATCTCCAGAACCTATCTAAGGATGCTATATTTTTGTCGGCTGGAATactgaaatgtactgtatacagtatctatctatctacctatctatctatctatctatctatatatctatctatcgaaTCATAAAATTGTTGAATTTATCTTTTCAAGGTTGAGCTTAGTAGGCTAAACAAGACAATAAATCAAAGGATACAACAGGAGGAGAAAGTGTCTGAGGATCTGAGAAAAACAATTACCAATACCAAGGTAAGTTCTgacttaaaatatatttcaccGAATTCTGAATCCAAAAGCTTACAGGGTTGCCTAGCAATGCTCTAAACAGTAAACATCATCCCAAGTTTTAAATCCTATTCAGAAGGTTgggaatttattatttttgtatatgttttacagtaaatgcTTATTGTTTCTGTGTTTCTACTAACAGCGTTTGGCAAAGACAGCTTGTAATAAACTGGAGCAGATTTTTGCTGACCTGTTAGCCTCCATAGAGAGGAGACACTTGGAGGTGATGGAGCAGCTTAGGGCACAGGAGGAGATTGAGTCAAGAGAAGCTAAGCAACTGTTGGAAAGGACTGAGCTGGAGATCACAGATCTCAAAAAGATAAGCACTGAGCTGCAGAAGACATTACAGACTGATGATCACATTGATTTCCTTCAGGTTTGTCCATAAGTACAATTGCATTATGAGTCAATgtagaataaattaatttagaaTATGAGCGATTccctttttaaatgaaataataataataaaaaaaaaactttttcacaatatgcaCTGTATGTTCACATATAATACATCAGTTTTTGTTCATCTTCTGTAAGTATTTTATCATAAGCAGGATAGTGGTAGATCCAAAACCTAACAATACTGGACATAATTTGCAGTCCccattccatgtttttgccgGTGGATAGGAAACCGATTACAACTCGGGAAAAATGCACAGAAGCTCTGTATAGACAGTAGCCTGGGCTCAGAATCTTACCAGGGACACAGTTGTGACAATGCTACTGTACCTGCTGCACTGCTTACTTGATTAATAACTagcttaaaaaattatttcatagcTCTGCGATTTAATGATGATTTGTACATAAGCTAGGCTTGTGTAGGTAGGTGTATGTTTAACATTGGAAGAGGACAATCacttgtacatttacatttaggcatttggcagacgctcttatctagagtgacttacaaaaagtgctttaaagtttacatcacttGTAGAAATTATGTGCCGTATATGGgttataaaaacagtttgtggTGTATTACCTATATTTATTAGTGATGCTTCGATTGATCGGCCACCAATCATGATCGCCCGATATTGGTTCAAAATAGCTTGATCGAACCCCAAAAGCGCTAATCAAAAAAGCCGATCACTTGACGGAAATTACTCTCGCGACTTTTTCACAGGTGCATGCACGGCGCACAGGTAAACAACAGCAGAGCGGAGCTTACTCAGTGGCAACATGAGTTTTCCTGtcgtaaattaaaataaagacgTAAATTTAGCCGTTTGCAATGTATTTCGTGATGAAATCCCTTGAGGTGGAAGCAAGCAATGGCATTTTAACACCACAAACATGATTAGGCATCTTAGAACCTGCCATACAACTGAATATGCCGAGTATAAGAAACTAAACCAGCCGAAGCCAACAACATCCCCATCCCTCAACCAGCCGACTTTGAGTGATGCATTTAAACAACATGAACCATACAGCAGGGATAGTACGAGGTGAATAGACATCACGTTCAGAGTTATGGAATTCATTGCCTTGACGAGCAACCTCTATCCGTTGTGGAGGATGAAGGGTTCCGTCGCCTGCTAAGCTGCCTTGATCCACGATACGACCCCCCAGGCAGGAAATACCTAACTGATGTGTGTCTTTCCACGCCGTACCAAACAGTGAACACGACCATTTACAGGCTTCTGAAGGATAGTGTATATATTAGCTTCACAAGCGATATATGGAGTGCAGATGCCTGTCCAATGTCCCTGCTAAGCTTAACAGCACATTTTATTGACTCAAACTTCGAAAGACACAACATTGTGCTACACTGTCAGGATTTCACAGGGTCACAATCTGAGGAGGCTTTGGTGAACGCATTTAGTGGCATGTTTCAGTCACGGGGGATCCAAAGAGAAAAAATCCACGGAATTTTAGCAGacaacatgtttttgttttcatttttgtttctctGCCTTGTTATTTAGGAAGGATGGCATTGGCTTACAGTAGCtggcattattttattttttggatctGATGTAGCTAacgtttataataataacagaaaaaaataaaaatttagtttTGTCCTTTGTGGCAGTAGCCAGTTTTGGTGTAAcaagttttacattttgctgCCAATTATAAACTGTAATCAGTGTATTGAGAGGCTACATCCCATTAGGCTGATCTGATATGTGTTGGTCTGCCTGACCACTCTTTGTTTGGAATAACAAGTTACTCTGTCTTATTTGGGAAAGATGGCCTACAGTACCTTTAGTTctcattttctaaaattaacACTTGGTGGTTCTTCAAGATCTTGACTATAGCCTATTTCTatagttttatttcaatatagttaatttagagttagttTCATTTCTACAAATGGTGCAAGCTAGATTATAGATAAAAGATTCCCATTTCCCTGCCATTCTGTGATCGGCAGTGATCGGCAATCGGCAGATCATGATCTTGGTGATCGGCTCCAAAAATGCTGATCGgagcatatatgtgtgtgtatatatatatatatatatatatatatatatatatatatatatatatatatatatagtggaacctcggattacgagtaacgtggtttacgagtgttttgcaagacgagcaacaatttttaataattttttacttgaaaaacgagcattgtcttagttaacgagcaccgagtatcatgtttcacgcatgcgcttcttgttttaacaacgagcgttacgtcatcacaagtgagccaacggtttttctctctcttgcagcagaacacacacacacacacacacacattaacggagagaccgtttttaaaaccgtttaaaaattagcaaggaacatcgctagtcacactccagtgagtgcatactaacgggattactaatgtaaagtaaaacaacaacaacaacaaaaattaaacagctcctcacctttgaaaacagtcgcgacagagaagagtttgtgtgtttatttggcaacctgagaggaggcgagctgtaaagccgagacctatcgtcttccctgctgggtcttagtgcctgcagtgtttttgagtgtgcgcgtgtgtttgtgtctgtgtaaggcagagagtttgtgtgtttgtttggcaacctgagagaaggggggccgtaaacgcgatcgagccccccttcatcccccctcctctcaggttgccaaataaacacacaaacttctctctgtcgcgattgttttcaaaggtgaggagctgtttaatttgttttttgttgttgttgttttacttacagcagtgatcctgttagtatgcgctcacgtgagtgtgactaggaatgttccttgctaatttttaaatggttttaaaaaaggtctatccgttaatgtgtgtgtgtgtgtgtgtgtgtgtgtgtgtgtgtgtgcgcgcacattttacacacatacactctgcatgcacaaacgaaaacccttatctgtcggggtttaattttacattttttttaaggtaaagtacaggttaatttgttttatttttactttatattttgtattaattatatttatgtatttatttttttgggctgtagaacgaataatttaagtttccattatttcctatgggaaaattaaatttggtttacgagtgttttggaatacgagcccacttccggaacgaattaagctcgtaatccgaggttccactgtgtatatatatatatatatatatatatatatatatatatatatatatatacacagtggtgtgaaaaactatttgccccttcctgatttcttattcttttgcatgtttgtcacacaaaatgtttctgatcatcaaacacatttaactattagtcaaagataatataattgaacaaaaaatgcagtttttaaatgctggtttttattatttagggagaaaaaaaatccaaacctacatggccctgtgtgaaaaagtaattgccccctgaacctaataactggttgggccacccttagcagcaataaatgcaatcaagcgtttgcgataacttgcaacgagtcttttacagcgctctggaggaattttggcccactcatctttgcagaattgttgtaattcagctttatttgagggttttttagcatgaatcgcctttttaaggtcatgccacaacatctcaataggattcaggtcaggactttgactaggccactccaaagtcttcattttatttttcttcagccattcagaggtggatttgctggtgtgttttgggtcattgtcctgctgcagcacccaagatcgcttcagcttgagttgacgaacagatggccggacattctccttaaggattttttggtagacagtagaattcatggttccatctatcacagcaagccttccaggtcctgaagcagcaaaacaaccccagaccatcacactaccaccaccatattttactgttgatatgatgttctttttctgaaatgctgtgttacttttacgccagatgtaacgggacacgcaccttccaaaaagttcaacttttgtctcgtcggtccacaaggtattttcccaaaagtcttggcaatcattgagatgttttttagcaaaattgagacgagccttaatgttctttttgcttaagtggtttgcgccttggaaatctgccatgcaggccgtttttgcccagtctctttcttatggtggagtcatgaacactgaccttaattgaggcaagtgaggcctgcagttctttagatgttgtcctggggtcttttgtggcctctcggatgagttgtctctgcgctcttgaggtaattttggtcggccggccactcctgggaaggttcaccactgttccatgtttttgccatttgtggataatggctctcactgtggttcgctggagtcccaaagctttagaaatggctttataacctgtaccagactgatagatctcaattacttttgttctcatttgttcctgaatttctttggatcttggcatgatgtctagcttttgaggtgcttttggtctacttctctgtgtcaggtagctcctatttaagtgatttcttgattgaaacaggtgtggcagtaatcaggcctgggggtgactacagaaattgaactcaggtgtgataaaccacagttaagttattttttaacgaggggggcaatcactttttcacacagggccatgtaggtttggattttttttctccctaaataataaaaaccatcatttaaaaaatgcattttttgttcaattatattatctttgactaatagttaaatgtgtttgatgatcagaaacattttgtgtgacaaacatgcaaaagaataagaaatcaggaagggggcaaatagtttttcacaccactgtatgtgtgtgtatatatatatatatatacaaacaaagataatattactgtatatatacactaccgttcaaaagttcaagaactccatgatcgtttctggtttttatttctttttacattgtaaaggaatgctgaaggcgtctaaaaaatgcatcaatctcctttgaacagttgatagaGATTTATCTGcttcttatgctctgtaaagacttcataacccctctaatctgaggttagattgctgttaattggtcatttttcaggctgataactcttaatgaaaaaaaaaaagaagaaaaaaaaaaaaaaaaaaaaatatatatatatatatatatatatatatatatatatatatatatatactgtatatagatattGACTCATAGAAACTCTTTGATGTTTCAGTAGAGTATAACAAGATACTGGAATATAGTTTGATTCCGTTAATTATTCACCTTTGTTTAAATtagagaaaacacaaacaaaaaaatgaatcaaGCTTTATTAATTACTATAAAACCTACATGACTGAAAATGCCTATATCCACTAATAGTTCAATAACTATAATGGTTAAAGCAACCAGCGTTTAATCAATCTGACCAAGAAATTATGTCATATGTATTTCTGCTGCAAAGTAGGTGGGTAGTTGGACAGGTAGAGATTTGTCCAAGGGACATAGATCTTCAGAAAATAGTAGCATTTTGGGGTCATCAGGTCTCCAAATCAAATTTAGGTTCCACCACagagacaaaaatataaattagtCACTGTTCATATGTTTAATACAGGGTGACCCAAAATTATAGATCCATATAAATTTTCACTTGAataacataaaatttttattttttatttttatttcacacttAAAACAGCTacgaagctaaaaaaaaaaaaggacgtcACATAGAACCAACTTCCAATCAACTTATTTCTTTGAGGTCACGTGAAGTCAGTAGTCTGCTGGAACAATTAGAACAATCATTGCACTAAAAGAGAAAATCATCTTTGCAATTAACATCAGTTCAGTTCTCATACATTAAGAAATTATGAACATTCTTGTATTCGACATAATCCTCTGCACTGAAAAGTCAGTGCCATTCACAGCAATTGAtgtaatttattctttttttttttttttatcaattgaTCCAGATTTTTTGGAAGGGCCACCcttgtatataaaatatgcGAATAAGTTTATTATCCACAAAGACATCTAATGTTTTGACCCATATTTACTAACGGTACCAATAATACTGAAGCCGAATATGTAGATTATTTATAACATGTTGTTGTACCAATCCACAGAGCTTCCTGTCCTTGAAGTATCCATTGGAGTCTCACATCACTGTCAGGGCTacccagaaaatcacatttaagCATGTTGTTCAGGCAGTCTCAAAGCTGCAGCAGAGCATGGAGGAAATCTGCAATACAGAAATGAGGAATATTTCTGACACAAGTAAGAGGCTTATAATGTTTATCACCTAATAACCTATCTCTGGAAAACATGCATTgtatggccaaaaaaaaaaaatagtgagcATTGATATGACTAGTATACAGTAGGATCCAACGCATTATTCAACTTTTGAGGGACAGGGCTAGACTTATCAGCCTTTTGGAAGATATGTGGTTGGAATACATGAATGGGCCACTCCATTCCCCTGTGTAATCAAATCTAAAGGCAGTCAAATGAAGTCTTGGtgtgtgtaacttttttttatttggccaggcagtgtatcttattttcaaccctgtcacctataCAAGAAAGTTTATTTTGAAAGGTTAGATTAATTAGCTGCT is a genomic window containing:
- the LOC128514369 gene encoding E3 ubiquitin/ISG15 ligase TRIM25-like yields the protein MAEANIFVDEAQFCCSICLDLLKDPVTIPCGHSYCMDCIGHFWDQEFQVRACCCPQCRHSFTIRPELNRNTVLAELVEKLRQTGSCRSCQQTSTSHEGVVCDVCSGEKLPAVKSCLVCLASYCDVHVKPHYEAFAFKKHKLIPACNWLQKKICSVHDRLYEFYCRKDQKCVCYLCTVGEHQNHDTVTVETARAEKAVELSRLNKTINQRIQQEEKVSEDLRKTITNTKRLAKTACNKLEQIFADLLASIERRHLEVMEQLRAQEEIESREAKQLLERTELEITDLKKISTELQKTLQTDDHIDFLQSFLSLKYPLESHITVRATQKITFKHVVQAVSKLQQSMEEICNTEMRNISDTIKDVHIFHGCKAKRTRTPKPEKPISSSEPKTREDLLHYACYLTLDSTTDNPNLHVYDRAVEWIMPVDQAPSESRWPYVLCRERLTGRCYWEVECNGLGICSIGLCQANESATPSLKIGFGRDDLSWGLDCFQLTYMYRHADENILIMVPKSTNKVGVFLDHRAGILSFYSITDTLNLLHRVHTHFTQPLHAGFALWGNGWLSSARSNFWTGCMSVKLLNL